In a single window of the Harpia harpyja isolate bHarHar1 chromosome 3, bHarHar1 primary haplotype, whole genome shotgun sequence genome:
- the FKBP3 gene encoding peptidyl-prolyl cis-trans isomerase FKBP3 isoform X1, with product MAAATAGPAQPWSAEELRSEALPKKDIIKFLQEHAAQAFLAEHKLLGQVKNVAKTANKEQLIAAYTQLFHTQRFKGTDGAEKAAEKAKPAKVEEAKGKAAKPEEAVEEGPPKYTKSILKKGDKTNFPKKGDTVHCWYTGKLQDGTVFDTNIQTSSKKKKAAKPLSFKVGVGKVIRGWDEALLTMSKGEKAQLEIEPEWAYGKKGQPDAKIPPNAKLFFEVELVDIE from the exons ATGGC GGCGGCGACGGCGGGTCCGGCGCAGCCCTGGAGCGCTGAGGAGCTGCGGAGCGAGGCGCTGCCCAAGAAGGATATCATCAAGTTCCTCCAGGAGCACGCAGCCCAGGCG TTCCTGGCGGAGCACAAGCTGCTGGGGCAGGTGAAGAACGTGGCGAAGACGGCGAATAAGGAGCAGCTCATCGCGGCCTACACGCAGCTTTTCCACACGCag cgGTTCAAGGGCACGGACGGCGCGGAGAAGGCGGCGGAGAAGGCGAAGCCCGCTAAGGTGGAGGAGGCCAAGGGGAAAGCGGCGAAGCCCGAGGAGGCCGTGGAGGAG GGGCCACCAAAGTatacaaaatcaattttaaagAAGGGCGATAAAACCAACTTTCCGAAGAAAGGAGACACTGTTCATTGCTGGTATACAGGAAAACTACAGGATGGAACAGTCTTCGATACCAATATTCAAACAA gttcaaagaagaaaaaagcagccaaaCCTTTAAGTTTCAAAGTTGGCGTAGGAAAAGTAATCAGAGGT tGGGATGAAGCTCTCTTAACAATGAGTAAAGGAGAGAAGGCTCAACTGGAAATCGAACCTGAGTGGGCGTATGGCAAGAAAGGGCAGCCTGATGCCAA GATTCCACCAAATGCAAAACTTTTCTTTGAAGTGGAATTGGTGGATATTGAATGA
- the FKBP3 gene encoding peptidyl-prolyl cis-trans isomerase FKBP3 isoform X2, whose translation MAATAGPAQPWSAEELRSEALPKKDIIKFLQEHAAQAFLAEHKLLGQVKNVAKTANKEQLIAAYTQLFHTQRFKGTDGAEKAAEKAKPAKVEEAKGKAAKPEEAVEEGPPKYTKSILKKGDKTNFPKKGDTVHCWYTGKLQDGTVFDTNIQTSSKKKKAAKPLSFKVGVGKVIRGWDEALLTMSKGEKAQLEIEPEWAYGKKGQPDAKIPPNAKLFFEVELVDIE comes from the exons ATGGCGGCGACGGCGGGTCCGGCGCAGCCCTGGAGCGCTGAGGAGCTGCGGAGCGAGGCGCTGCCCAAGAAGGATATCATCAAGTTCCTCCAGGAGCACGCAGCCCAGGCG TTCCTGGCGGAGCACAAGCTGCTGGGGCAGGTGAAGAACGTGGCGAAGACGGCGAATAAGGAGCAGCTCATCGCGGCCTACACGCAGCTTTTCCACACGCag cgGTTCAAGGGCACGGACGGCGCGGAGAAGGCGGCGGAGAAGGCGAAGCCCGCTAAGGTGGAGGAGGCCAAGGGGAAAGCGGCGAAGCCCGAGGAGGCCGTGGAGGAG GGGCCACCAAAGTatacaaaatcaattttaaagAAGGGCGATAAAACCAACTTTCCGAAGAAAGGAGACACTGTTCATTGCTGGTATACAGGAAAACTACAGGATGGAACAGTCTTCGATACCAATATTCAAACAA gttcaaagaagaaaaaagcagccaaaCCTTTAAGTTTCAAAGTTGGCGTAGGAAAAGTAATCAGAGGT tGGGATGAAGCTCTCTTAACAATGAGTAAAGGAGAGAAGGCTCAACTGGAAATCGAACCTGAGTGGGCGTATGGCAAGAAAGGGCAGCCTGATGCCAA GATTCCACCAAATGCAAAACTTTTCTTTGAAGTGGAATTGGTGGATATTGAATGA
- the PRPF39 gene encoding pre-mRNA-processing factor 39 isoform X2 — MQGPLRFEDQDSARGDQNIAMFYPTSTQMVYRRGLQAIPLSVDLWIHYINFLKETLDPTDPETNSTIRGAYEHAVLAAGTDFRSDRLWEMYINWENEQGNLREVTSIYDRILGIPTQLYSHHFQRFKEHIQNNLPRDLLTTEQFVQLRRELASVNGHSGEDAQPGDDLPSGTEDITDPAKLITEIENMRHRIIEIHQEMFNHNEHEVSKRWTFEEAIKRPYFHVKPLEKIQLKNWKEYLEFEIENGTHERVVVLFERCVISCALYEDFWIKYAKYMENHSIEGVRHVYSRACTIHLPKKPMVHMLWAAFEEQQGNIDEARRILKTFEECILGLAMIRLRRVSLERRHGNMEEAEHLLEDAVRNAKSISESSFYAIKLARHLFKVQKNLPKARKVLSEAIEIDKENTKLYLNLLEMEYSGDLKQNEENILSCFDKAVNGALSIKMRITFSQRKVEFLEDFGSDVNKLLDAYDEHQALLKEQDSLKRRAENGSEEPDEKKMLTDDPALASAQMMDGDMQVNQAAYNYNAWYQYNYQNAWNYGQYYHPT; from the exons ATGCAGGGACCGCTGCGCTTTGAAGATCAAGACTCTGCACGTGGAGATCAGAACATTGCCATGTTCTATCCAACCTCCACCCAAATG GTTTATCGCAGAGGGCTGCAGGCAATTCCTCTTAGTGTTGATCTTTGGATACATTATATAAACTTCTTAAAGGAGACCTTGGACCCTACTGATCCTGAAACTAACAGTACTATTCGAGG agccTATGAACATGCAGTCTTAGCTGCTGGGACAGATTTCCGTTCTGACAGACTATGGGAAATGTATATAAACTGGGAAAATGAACAGGGAAACTTAAGGGAAGTTACATCCATCTATGACCGTATCCTTGGAATTCCAACGCAGCTCTACAGTCATCACTTCCAGAg GTTTAAAGAACATATACAGAACAACTTGCCTCGGGACCTTCTGACTACGGAGCAGTTTGTTCAGCTGCGCAGAGAGCTAGCATCTGTGAATGGCCATAGCGGGGAGGATGCGCAACCTGGAGACGACCTGCCCTCTGGTACTGAGGACATAACTGACCCTGCCAAG CTAATCACTGAGATAGAAAACATGAGGCACAGAATCATTGAGATTCATCAAGAAATGTTTAACCACAATGAACATGAAGTCAGTAAGAGGTGGACGTTTGAAGAAGCG ATTAAGAGGCCTTACTTTCATGTAAAACCTCTGgagaaaattcagctgaaaaactggaaagagTACTTAGAATTTGAGATAGAAAATGGCACTCATGAGCGAGTTGTGGTCCTCTTTGAAAGATGTGTTATTTCATGTGCCCTCTATGAGGACTTCTGGATTAAG TATGCCAAATACATGGAGAATCATAGTATTGAAGGAGTGAGGCATGTCTACAGCAGGGCTTGCACAATACATCTTCCTAAGAAACCAATGGTTCACATGCTGTGGGCTGCCTTTGAGGAGCAGCAGG GCAACATTGATGAAGCAAGAAGAATCTTGAAGACATTCGAAGAGTGTATTCTAGGGCTAGCAATGATTCGCTTGCGAAGAGTAAGCTTAGAACGCAGACATGGAAACATGGAAGAAGCTGAACATCTGCTTGAAGATGCTGTTAGGAATGCCAAATCAATTAGTGAATCGTCGTTTTACGCCATCAAATTAGCTCGACACCTCTTCAAAGTACAGAAAAATCTTCCAAAGGCAAGAAAAGTGCTGTCAGAAGCCATAGAAATTGACAAa GAAAATACAAAACTGTATCTCAACTTACTTGAAATGGAGTACAGTGGTGATCtcaagcaaaatgaagaaaacatcttGAGCTGTTTTGATAAGGCTGTCAATGGCGCATTGTCTATAAAAATGAGGATTACGTTTTCTCAGCGAAAAGTGGAATTTCTTGAAGATTTTGGTTCTGATGTAAACAA GCTTCTGGATGCCTATGATGAACATCAAGCACTTCTAAAGGAGCAGGATTCTTTAAAAAGGAGAGCAGAGAATGG ATCAGAGGagccagatgaaaagaaaatgctcacAGATGACCCAGCTTTGGCATCAGCGCAGATGATGGATGGAGACATGCAAGTCAATCAGGCAGCGTATAACTACAATGCCTGGTACCAG taCAATTACCAGAACGCATGGAATTATGGACAGTATTACCATCCAACTTGA
- the PRPF39 gene encoding pre-mRNA-processing factor 39 isoform X1 — MENADNTEEEKPTVSNDSTDNGAETTTEEQHMDFSTEIMSVTEMEQSPDSTPDLNEENTQESEIPNIESLQTTDIEACFPPDFDKFWKVVEDNPQDFTGWVYLLQYVEQENHLPAARRAFDRFFTHYPYCYGYWKKYADLEKRHDNVKQSDEVYRRGLQAIPLSVDLWIHYINFLKETLDPTDPETNSTIRGAYEHAVLAAGTDFRSDRLWEMYINWENEQGNLREVTSIYDRILGIPTQLYSHHFQRFKEHIQNNLPRDLLTTEQFVQLRRELASVNGHSGEDAQPGDDLPSGTEDITDPAKLITEIENMRHRIIEIHQEMFNHNEHEVSKRWTFEEAIKRPYFHVKPLEKIQLKNWKEYLEFEIENGTHERVVVLFERCVISCALYEDFWIKYAKYMENHSIEGVRHVYSRACTIHLPKKPMVHMLWAAFEEQQGNIDEARRILKTFEECILGLAMIRLRRVSLERRHGNMEEAEHLLEDAVRNAKSISESSFYAIKLARHLFKVQKNLPKARKVLSEAIEIDKENTKLYLNLLEMEYSGDLKQNEENILSCFDKAVNGALSIKMRITFSQRKVEFLEDFGSDVNKLLDAYDEHQALLKEQDSLKRRAENGSEEPDEKKMLTDDPALASAQMMDGDMQVNQAAYNYNAWYQYNYQNAWNYGQYYHPT; from the exons ATGGAGAACGCAGATAATACAGAGGAGGAGAAGCCGACTGTAAGCAATGACAGCACAGACAATGGCGCTGAAACGACAACAGAAGAACAGCATATGGACTTCAGTACAGAAATTATGAGTGTAACTGAGATGGAACAATCACCTGATAGTACCCCTGACTTGAATGAAGAGAACACACAGGAGAGTGAAATTCCAAATATTGAAAGTTTGCAGACAACAGATATTGAGGCTTGCTTCCCTCCAGATTTTGACAAGTTCTGGAAAGTAGTAGAGGACAATCCCCAGGATTTCACAGGATGGGTATATCTACTACAGTATGTAGAGCAGGAG AACCACTTACCAGCTGCCAGGAGAGCATTTGACAGGTTTTTCACACACTATCCATATTGCTATGGATATTGGAAAAAGTATGCAGACCTTGAAAAGCGGCATGACAACGTTAAACAATCTGATGAG GTTTATCGCAGAGGGCTGCAGGCAATTCCTCTTAGTGTTGATCTTTGGATACATTATATAAACTTCTTAAAGGAGACCTTGGACCCTACTGATCCTGAAACTAACAGTACTATTCGAGG agccTATGAACATGCAGTCTTAGCTGCTGGGACAGATTTCCGTTCTGACAGACTATGGGAAATGTATATAAACTGGGAAAATGAACAGGGAAACTTAAGGGAAGTTACATCCATCTATGACCGTATCCTTGGAATTCCAACGCAGCTCTACAGTCATCACTTCCAGAg GTTTAAAGAACATATACAGAACAACTTGCCTCGGGACCTTCTGACTACGGAGCAGTTTGTTCAGCTGCGCAGAGAGCTAGCATCTGTGAATGGCCATAGCGGGGAGGATGCGCAACCTGGAGACGACCTGCCCTCTGGTACTGAGGACATAACTGACCCTGCCAAG CTAATCACTGAGATAGAAAACATGAGGCACAGAATCATTGAGATTCATCAAGAAATGTTTAACCACAATGAACATGAAGTCAGTAAGAGGTGGACGTTTGAAGAAGCG ATTAAGAGGCCTTACTTTCATGTAAAACCTCTGgagaaaattcagctgaaaaactggaaagagTACTTAGAATTTGAGATAGAAAATGGCACTCATGAGCGAGTTGTGGTCCTCTTTGAAAGATGTGTTATTTCATGTGCCCTCTATGAGGACTTCTGGATTAAG TATGCCAAATACATGGAGAATCATAGTATTGAAGGAGTGAGGCATGTCTACAGCAGGGCTTGCACAATACATCTTCCTAAGAAACCAATGGTTCACATGCTGTGGGCTGCCTTTGAGGAGCAGCAGG GCAACATTGATGAAGCAAGAAGAATCTTGAAGACATTCGAAGAGTGTATTCTAGGGCTAGCAATGATTCGCTTGCGAAGAGTAAGCTTAGAACGCAGACATGGAAACATGGAAGAAGCTGAACATCTGCTTGAAGATGCTGTTAGGAATGCCAAATCAATTAGTGAATCGTCGTTTTACGCCATCAAATTAGCTCGACACCTCTTCAAAGTACAGAAAAATCTTCCAAAGGCAAGAAAAGTGCTGTCAGAAGCCATAGAAATTGACAAa GAAAATACAAAACTGTATCTCAACTTACTTGAAATGGAGTACAGTGGTGATCtcaagcaaaatgaagaaaacatcttGAGCTGTTTTGATAAGGCTGTCAATGGCGCATTGTCTATAAAAATGAGGATTACGTTTTCTCAGCGAAAAGTGGAATTTCTTGAAGATTTTGGTTCTGATGTAAACAA GCTTCTGGATGCCTATGATGAACATCAAGCACTTCTAAAGGAGCAGGATTCTTTAAAAAGGAGAGCAGAGAATGG ATCAGAGGagccagatgaaaagaaaatgctcacAGATGACCCAGCTTTGGCATCAGCGCAGATGATGGATGGAGACATGCAAGTCAATCAGGCAGCGTATAACTACAATGCCTGGTACCAG taCAATTACCAGAACGCATGGAATTATGGACAGTATTACCATCCAACTTGA